tagatataatatcatatacgaaacagatataatatctgtagATTCAAATATGATTtcagatgaaaaaaaatagttcgaaaaagcaataaaacctcaaaggtgatgcgcctaagtccgtggagttgattggttGTGTTGATGGTCATCGGAGTTGGCCGTATTGGTCGGATCTAGCTATTTTCCAAAGGTGGCTGTGATTAGAGTATGTACCCATTAAAATAGGCTTTTGGTATATGATTAGAGTAATGTACCCATTAAAATAGGTTTTTGGTTAAATTAGTGGAAATTATGGGCTACACGGTTGGACATGCTCTAAGTTTAattgttcatatatatacactcgTTTAAAGACCATATTGACATTGACATTCATGGATCACTTCGAATATTCGACAATCAATTCCATTTATTGAAATGCAAACCTTGTCAATGCAGGTCTGAATCTAAAGCAAGACACGCCATTTTACGATATAACTAGGCATCTGAAAGAAAATATTTGAAAGAAACTTCTAACTGCTTGAATGGTCCTGTAATTGATTGTATAGTAGCAAAAATCAATCTGATTACATCGATCCAATATTCTAGATACTGGAAAAGTATTCAAAAGATTTCCTTAGTGACAGTAGTATTATGTCTTCAAGTTGAAAAGATTGCTATGTCATCAAGTTGGGAAAAGAATCATGTCTGTGTTACCTGGTACAAGTTTAATTTTACTAGGATCTCCTTCTATGCTTCAACTGTGTTGTGATGAGTGACACGAAAATATCTGATTTGGTGCTCCTTTGCTGCTAGTATGCTAGCATACATATTGAACCAGCCACTCCAGGCTCTGTTAAAGGTAGAAGGTGAACTTCAAAAATACATAAACAATGCTAATCATGAAGCAGATCAAAGGTTTTAAAGGTGCCTTTCCCTTCCGTTGGGAAGCAGCTGcttgaacatttgaaaattgattttatAATGTGGTTTGTGTTCTATACCTTCATGCAGTCAGGTAAATCGTTATCTTTTGTTCTAAGATGAATCTGCAAATTAATTAGATTATCTCATCAGAATTAAAACCGCATATGGTTGCATCCATAAATAGTATTAAATATGAAGGCATTACAGGGATTTTTTACTCAAAGAGGATCAGGTTAAAAATAATGATCACTAAAGATGATAACTTCACTTTTCAAGGATAAATTTTCAACCGGAGAAACTTGACTGGGTATTGAAAAATTGAAATGCTTTCTCAAACACAATCCATCAGCAAGGACTTCTCAGCTGATCAATAACTACCAAAAAGGCTCTATTCCAAGTAGCTTGAAGCAACAAAGAACAAGTTAAATAGGGGTGGATAAATATTGTGTACCTCAATGACTCTTTCGCTGGATGCATCATGGTTGCTTTCTAAGGAAGCAAGAATGGTAAGCGCAGCTGCAATTGTGGAAGGCCAGTAGTTTAGCTGCTCATGGTCTGGAAGTGCAAGAACTGCCAGATACTTTGCCCTCTTCTCCACCTCTGCATCAGCTCTAGCAGCTTTCAGATAGAACCTAAGATATGTTTTCATCACCCGATTGGGTGCAGGAATTAATAATTGAATTGAAGATTGTACGAAATTACTTCAAGTATAACAGCCTTTTGGATTAGAAGAGGACTGAATAAAAAGTCGGTTATGTCCAATTTGAGTCTTGCATCTAACATGTACTGAAAATATAAGAAGAGGAGCATGTTTTACCAGAGGAAGTTATAAATGGTAGGCAAGAAACACTGGAAGCTGAGGACCTCCTGCACAAGCCACTCCATTGCAACAACTTCAGATCTACTGTATACAGTCCTTTCTATATAGAAATTCTTTTGCCGAACACTGCACATGGCAGGATTTCCGTCACTGTAATTTCAATCCATCtagataaatatattatttttgaaagCAATTGAGTTACAAATAGCTTATTAAGATTCAAACAGCTTATTTGGTTAAGCCTGCGCTCACTAACTAGAGAGTAAGGAGAGAGGGAATTGTTGCCACAAGATAAAAAATTTTGGAAAGGAGACAGCGGCATTTTACAGGCGAATAATGACTCAGTGGTAGAATTGTAGGGGTGCATACATTCTAAATTCTATTCTTTGTGGCAGCCTACGTACGTCCATTTCTTTCAAGCTTGACCCCGCCCAGCCATGTAACAGGATCGCAAGTGTCTTGATAAATCACGAAGGCAAAAGCACCTCAATCACTCTGATATTTTAGAACTGCAAATGAAAAACAGATACCATTCTTTTGTATTGccatattattgattaagttggTGTAAAATAATCGGTTAGGACTTAGGAGTTCAATTAATTGACTTTTTGTTCAAATAAACCCCTTTGGGATTTCAATTTGCCAGATTGATCTGAGCAATGAACTGTAGACTTTGCTATATAATGACAACTGACAGGCATTAATAAGGAACGTGCACTGTGGTATATAATAAAGGAATGTTCATTAAAAGTGGTCCAGAAGAAGGTAGAGACTAAGATACAGATCAATAATATAAACAGAATCAAGAACGGAGAAGAAACTAAGTGAGTACATCAAAATTAAATGCCCAGGCAATAAAAAATGGGATTTACAAAGCCAAAAACTAGGAGAATGCAAACCATATTAGTTGAGAATAACTTTCCattgctcataattctcactGTTGTAATCAGTCATTGGAATCTGTCATATGAGTTTAATAACACTAGTACGGATGATAATAAGAAGATCGATTAGTACCTGTTGTGGGGTTGATTCTCCTCAATTCTGGCGGCCAGTGTTAGACAAGCTATTCCAACTACCTGAAGGCTCCTCTTGTTTCTGAAAAACCCTTTACTTAGGAACCGGTCAAGTAGGCTAACTCCAAGGAACATCGTCTCCGGCTGATACTCCTTCGCTGTAGATTGCTGCTTAATCCAAAAACATATGCAAATTAGCCAAGGATAATATTAAATATCACACAAGCAAATGCACAATGTTGTAAGATGTTAAGAGCCCAAATGGTATGCACGCTTGGAAGGTCCGAAAGAGTTGCATCATATGCCATGTAGAACCGGGTTGTTGCATCGGCACCAAAACCGTAATAAATGCCAGGTCAAATTACTAATCACCGTGACTATAGAGTTTACCCTTTAACCCAGTTATCAAATACTCGCCTTCTTATTGGTGCAAACCAACTTTTCCGGGTTTTCCCCTCATTACAGTAAACTCGTGAGCTAGTTGACTTGCAGATCAAGATTCAAGCATAACCAATTCTAGATGCCATTGGGGATATGGTGCTATGCTCTCcgatttttttgtttctgttagGAAGGAAATGCTCGGCTCTAACTCGCTATTCGCTATGAAAAACCTCACGCGACTACCAAATTCGTCGAATAGTTGAGTTGGGGAAAATTAGAGTagaaacaaaaccctaaaaataaagaaattgttgGCCAATTGAGGCGAAGCAAAGCGAGTTCCACTAAAGGAGAGGAACACATCCACATTCGAGAACAGCTATGCCTGGTTGGACCATGGCACCAGATGAACATGAATTACATCTGATCTAACAGTTTACGTGTCACAACCGTCCTGACGTGTGAAGCAATGATTGGTCAGCAGAATGCTGGTCCGAACACGTCAATGAAGAGGAAGTTTGACCACAGTAACTATTTAGTTTTGAAAAATGAACCACCATGCGTACATTcgtcatcctcttcttctcaaCTCAAAACGTGTGCATCATTTGTCACATAGCAACTTGAAAAGAAACGTGGCAGGCAAGGCTAACCTCAACGATCCAATGGATCATCTGTGCCCGTTGCTGTAGGATGAGATCCCCGTATTCCGTCGAGGAGCGGTACTCGTCAGTGTAGTCGTGTAAAAACACCTgccttctctctcttccccaTAAAAATTTGTAGCTCTCTTCGTCTCCCTCGTCTTCGAACTTTCCGTACTACCAGAACACATTAAACAAGTCAAAATAACTGAATCAGTAACATATAAAATCGTTAATGGATTATGCATACAGGTCTGTTTGGTTGCCTAGAAACAGcaagaaaatgacaaagaagtttgaatagaaaatataaaaaaacttACCGTGGATTGATCAAGAGGAGCGGTTGATTTTTTGGTGTCCAGAGGAGTGATTGATCGCGTGAATTGTTTACTGTACTCAATGAAGAGATTGTAAGTAATCGAAGGAGCTGAATCGCTGACAGAAAATTCGCTACCGGAGTCGAGGAAAATTGAGGGACTGTAATCGGAGAAATCGAAATCTGAATTTTCCGGGAAAACATCTGATTGAAGCTCGGAAAACACCGATACGTAGCTCGAAGTACTTTTGGAGCTGTATTCTTGCGATAAAAGCTCCGCACAGGCAAGGTCATATTCCGATCCGTAGCTCTGTGGCCTCCGCTCCACCGTTTTGTGGCTCGAGGAAtcattgtctttcttaatctcCGACAATGTATCTCTAAAGGCGCCAGAAACTTGCAAGACACAGGAAATCTCTGATTGCGTAACAGCATTTGAACGTTCGCTTACTTCAGTGCTCTTCAAATTTCCATTTCTGGCCTCAAACTTCGAACTATGCTCTCCAAAAACTGCACAGTTAACTTCACAATTGGACTCCACAACAGACGATTCACTCAATTCCACTTCAGCTCCTCTCCTCTCAATCTCCTTATTCTTCAGATACGATCTCGTGATTCTCCGGAACGGTGCATATTCAACCTTCTCATTTCCTCTGATTTCTTTTAACTTTTGGCCTGAAACCGAGTTCGAATCGCACGAAACTTCGCCGCCAAAGTACGAGCAGGAAGTGGAATCCACCGAAATGACGGAGAAGCATTTTATCTTGCTAGAATCAATGGCATTCAAGGAAGAGCGCAGAACCGGAGAGAAACGAGAGCGAACTCTGCGAGGAAGCTTGGATCGTTGCTTCCTCTTGACGTACGGTACAGGTTCTATTTTGCGTTTCGTCCTACTGGATCTAGCCTTCGTTGTCTCCATGTTTAAACTAAAGTAGCAGAGTCTTGAAGTTTGGATCCTGTTTCGAGGAAAGAGAGATGGGGAGTGTTTCTTAGACTACAGAACGGAGAGTGTTCACGCGAACCGTTATGGACGTTGGGGTTGAAAATCCGGAGTGCGAGTTGTGACGTGGGTTGTTATGTGGTGTGTGCGGTCGCAGCTTATTACAGTATACTGCGCACGCGCCACGTCTGTAATGGGGAAACAGTCCACTCCGTATTATTTTGATCTGACGGTGGAAGAGGAATGTCTATTTTCATCATGACCGGCAGATGGGCCTAAATGTATGTGAAAGACCGATCTGCGATTCCGTTGTGGACTTTCAAGCTGTCATTCAATTCTTTACCTGccatatttttttccccttttttttggcTCATCTACTCCAAATGGATTAATGTGACGTTTTCGGTGGGTTTTTCGTTCGTGGATATCGCATTTTACAGGTCTTCCCTAATCTCCCGCTTTCGCGACTTACCGTGGAACTCTAACCCTAATCCACTTACTTCCTGGAGGTTTTCATCTTCGAAAGAACAGTTGCAGTCCACTCACAGGTATGTTATCGTCTTCAATTTTTGACGGATTTGTTTGTAACTTCTGCGATATGAGGTTTACATCATCCGCGATATACCTGTACTATATGCACGAAATGAAGAATTTTCAATATGCCAGTATGGACCAATATGAATTGATTGTTTACTGTGCCTTTTTAATGTCTCTTTAAACCTAAATTAATGCAGTTCCTGTGGTCTCTTTAGCTCATGATGTTCTTTATGTGAATGTTTAGGAATCAGAACAAATTATGGGACTTGCTTCTGTTAGTACTGCCGGTGAAGGAGTCCAACTTTGCATATTTGACTTGAGAAGAGGACAGCATGAAGGGCAGGAGCTGGACaagattttattcttttatcCTGCCGATTTTCCCTTGTCATCACAGCTTTCCACAATAGGGATCAGTGAGGGTCTTATTACATTTACAAGGTTAGTAGCCGCTTTGTTGCTTGAGTAGAAATTCTGCTTTTGTGGATGTATGTGCATGTTTATAGATgcttatctatatatatgtgtgtatatattcatGTATAGATCAATATGTTTCTGAGCATGAATATGGTTGCATGGTGCACGATTTCAATGACATCTGGGATAGTTTGGTGTTCAAATGTGTTCTTTGCTTAAAATTGTCCATGATGCTAATTATTGATTATTTGGAGTTGGACAAAAAAAGTCTGCATATGAAGGGCAAAAGAATTTGAAGGAACAACTTTAAAGTTGCAATATGGAAAAACAATACTCAAATTCTTCATTGCTTCCAGCATTAGATGGATATGTTGAGTGTTTCCTGGATAGGCACCATTTTCTTTGGTGTCCATTTGCTTTCAATCAGTTGAAGACAGTAAAATTGTAGAATCCTGTATGCTTTATGAAATGCATGACAGCTATCATGTACAGAATTTTTTCTCCAGAGGCTGCTTGTGAGGTAATAGAAGCAGAAAGGCATCAACATGTTTTCCATGAAGCAGAGTCAGATATTTGGATGGTGATGGTAAGAAACGTGTTTCTTTCTAGAACATCCTGCTAATATTGTTCTATACTTTCTcgattaaatattatattttaatattttaatgggtCCCGTCCATGCATTTGAAGACATTGACTCATTATATCGCATGAAATTTGAATGAATCCTTTTAACTTGCAAAAATACTTTATTAGAATAGAATGAATTTTTTCTGGATCTTTTGTTGTTGGTTTGTGAAATGTGGTAGTTAAGATTTTAACTCATTGAAATCATCTTTGATATTTCTTTCTATGTcttttttttgatggaaaaatCATTCTAATGTAAATATGTCTATAAATAACTTCAAAAGAGTGATAATATATATGTTCTTTTGTGACTTATATGTAAAAAATAATTCCTTAATGGTTCGATTTAGATGCttgtttattgtatttttaacaAGTAGCTCTAATTAGTACTTTACCATGTGTAGGTGGTGGAGAAAAGTCTTGAGGGAGAAGCCATATGGAGGAGCGATGATCTACGTAATGTTCTTAAGGAAGTTCACAAGCTCTTTGTGATGTTTTATGGTTATATCAGAGCTTTACTTGAGAAAGAACCTGGTGGAGGACTGGTTCGATCGCATTTGTACCCTTTCATCATGGATTATCTGAGTGGTAAATTATCATGCCAGATCATGCCTACTAAAATTGGAATTAAATTCATTCTGTCATTGTCTTTTGTTCAAATTGTTTCATTGTAAGTTCCTAATTGTCAGCACTGCAAAAGCATTCTCCGTTGGATAAGTGCTGCTGGGGTAATGCTGAAGTTGCTGTATCGAATGGAATCTGTTGGAATTGAGATGCGCAAGTATTGCTCAAGTTGCTGTATTTTTATCCCTTATGTGTTGCTTTTCTCTTTGAGGCAGATTTTTTTGTTGGGAAGAAACTCCAGTTGCCCTCATTCCGTGACTGTTTGAAGGAACGTGGAACTGTACAGATGCTGACTGTGGGTCGGGAGGCTGCAATTGAAGTTCAGGTTTGTCTTTTAAGAGAAGTATGCTGCAAATGTATTTGCTGATCACTTACACATCAAGATCCAATGATGATTTATACTATATTTGTAACTTATAATTTACTATGAGGCTTTCCTACCATACTCTTAGGTATCATCTCCATCACCACCAGTTGCACAACTCATCTCGGCACAACTTAAGCTACATTAGTTCATTTGAGCTCCATTTTTAGCTCAAGCTTCTCTTAAAAAAGCAATAAGCTCAAATTCCAATTTAAGACAATGTAaatcaaatataataatatattaaattattaatgcttaataaaaaggtaaacaactcttgtgAACAGGACTCCCGTAGTGGGTGGGGTCGAGGACAGGTAGTATGTATGCAAACCTTActcctacataatatgtggagagattgtaTCGAATAATTGAACCTATAACCAGAGGTTGCACCCGTGCAACTCTGCCACTGGGCTGCATGTTTGCCTGTATACAACGCTTAATATGTAAATTGATTTTCGAGTTTGGCTGAGAGCTGTATATTACAATATTCAAATGCTAGCTCTTATAATTGATCGAGTTCATCCCTATGTTTGAACTCAAATCGGACTTGACTGGTATTGAATTGGAGCTATGCCTAATTGCGACAGCTCAAAGTGCTTCGTAATGGCTTGATTCTCTGCATCCCTAAACCCGACCAGAATCGTTTacccaatgtttttttttattgtttttcttttgtactTTTTTTGGGGAACCACTTGAACCCGTGGTTCTTCTCAATATTTTACCCAGTCATTATCGTAATACATCTTATCAACATAGACTAGAattcttttgttctttatttcgctctttttttttccttttcaaattaACTCCATTTGTTGGCATGTCATGGTTGGTTCTGCTTCATGTGGTTCATGTGTTTGGCATGTAGTTACTAGATTTTAAAGTTGTCAGGTTTAAGCTCATGATAATTCTTCATGACTCATCCTTCTGATAATCAAGGGgtaaaaaaattgttttcaGCCTCTCTTTTATTAtctgataaaaaagaagaatgcaTATATATTTCAATGACAATTAAGTTTtcagaacaagaaaaaaatttagttctcttaaaatgGGTGAATGATCATCGTCCATCCTTAAGTTAGCTGTTTTATTATTAATCAATGAATTCCATGTCAATTCAACAGTACAATTCGTTGCTATAAGCAATGCCTAAAAAATGAATTTTCCCCGTACATAAACATATACTGACTATAAAAGGAAATTGATAGTTCAATTGTTTctcagttttcttttttatccttGATTGAAAGTCAATTATAAGTAGTAAGTACAGTATGCTATTAAAGGATTGATCTTTTAGCTTGTGATTTTAATTTGCTCTTACTCATTATATGCATTTGATTTGCAGTCCCTCGTCAGGACACTGGAGTCTTGTGCTGGTAACATGTCGTGCTACTCGCTCATTCTATTTCAGGACCTGCTCGTGTCCACAACTCTCCCTCCAGTATGCTCTGATATTCCAAGCTCATTTTATACCAATGGTTTTCTTAGTCATTGTATGGTTTAGTGTTTGTCAGCTATGTATATTGGGAGGATTCTCAAGAACTTGATGCATTTATTTGGATATAATAGTCAGGACATTTGTGGTCTGAGACGCTAACCTTAGTTCTGTTCTTTGACAGGGTGACACTGTAAGTTTATTTACATATGCCGTTCTTAGATTGACCCCTCGTGCACAATCCTCCGGAAAAAGTTATTGGTCCTATTTACGAAAAGGGAATCCTGCATCTCATGCATCTGTCAGGTCTACAATGATACAGTCTGGTAGTGTTTCAGACCCACTTTATGGCTCACGAGATACCTCCCATGGTGGAGATAATGCTTACAATGTAACAAGGCCTTTACAGCATGACAAGTGGTTCAGAGGAAAGGATGGTTTTCTAGTCACTGATGTGTGGAGTGTCGAAGTTGGTAGCTTTATTTCTATGACCCCGACAGTTTGGCTCCAGCAGACCGAGGAAAGAATGTATCTCTGTGTTTATCAATACAGAAGCCTTACCATACTGATTCTCATTCCTGTTTCCTCTCTCTTTAATGGGGATCAAGGTCTTTCTGTGCTGAAGCAACAAGCTCTTGAAAATGTAAGTTCCTGATCTATTACGATCATTATAAATTGACTGGTATTGAACCTCGCCCGTGTAGGTTCACTCTTTTAATTTGTATGTCATTTCCTAACTATCCTTAACTTTGATGAGTTCCATTTGACTATTTTCTAAATCCCCACATCATTGCAAAGTCATGGCTAGTCTATCCTTTCATTTGAACCTTCCCTCTGTCCCACGATATTTGACTCCACTTCAATTCACCATTACTCATTTATTATCTTTTATGTGGggctttatttttttcatcttgATGAGGCCAAATTGTTATTGTGAAGTTTATTTCTGATCTCTTGTGGTCTATTTACTGCAGCTGGCAAACATCTTTTGACATGGTAGATTTGGTAATTATGATATCATCTGAAACACtgttttgcattaaaaaaataaggaaaaagacATCTGAAGCATGTTGATGCACCATTTGAGACATGGCAAGAAAAGTAAATCCAGAATGCATAGCCCCACCTCCCTCTCCCCTCCACCCACCGTCCCTCCATTGCCCCTCTTGTGTCAAATGATCTTAGTTCTGAGTTTTATGTGTGTTTAAGTATGGGAGTTCCTGTTGTCATAGCTTTTCATGTTGTATGCGCTTTTGATTTTGCACCACTGTCTGGGAGTTAGTAGTATGGGATATATCTGAATCCTCAGGAGCCTAATATGACAGGAAAAAGGGAAAATGAGAGCTGTTTTAAATTTCAATTAATGGATAGGGAATGGTTTTATAACGTGGAAAGGAAGATCTAAGGTTGTGGCTCTTTAGGATCACAATAGTTTTTCAGTATGTCCATATATTTAGAATAATCACAATACTCATAGAGAACAGATATCTTAGAAACAAATTAGAAGGCTGATGCCTATGATGTGCGACAGCTCAAGTAGAAAGGTTATTGTACTTCTCGAGTTTAAGTAGTGGCAATGTTTCCCTAGTCAACTAATAATCGTTGCACTTAATTTTGTATATTGGAGACTGTCAGTCACTTCAGCCCTTTTAGTGCTTCCACTTTGTGTTATATATCTTCCACTGGGTATGTCATGTGGCTTCTGTTTGGTATATTTATATACACGTTGCCGTTATCTGTATTAGCTTCCTAATTAGTCATTCTGGAGCTACTTTTGAATTAGATTGGAAAATTTTCCTTTTGCTCCCACATATTATCAGTATGCTAGCTTTGTCCTTACTTGTTTGTAATGTACCAGCTATATCCTTGAAAATTGAAAGTAATTTAGCTTGAAATTCAGGTATTGGAAGCTTATATTTTGATTGCCTGAATACGGTCTGTTCTTTCTTACTGAAATTGTCAGGCATCATCCAAGATGCTGAAAGTTGAAGAAATCCTTTCAAAAGGGTGGGGTGGCGAGAATGCTTATCATGTCAAGGGGTATCGTTACCTGTTGGTGAATGGTGACAGAAATATATCAAGGGCTTCTCCACTGGGGAAGGTTACAACTTTAACGAAGGTAATGCACCATTAAATTATATTTAGTCcacaaaaaaaagttataaataaACCAAATAATATTTGTTCTTGTTCTCGCACTTTTGTGTTCTGGTTATCAGATTCTCGTAACAATCTATTGGAGAACATTAACTTTAATGCCCtataatttgtttcttttggttacACCACCTTGGTGTTCCTCTTGATAAATTTCTTATGCATTTAGAAAACTGAAGTTGTTCCCTTAAATACGATTTTCTCCTAATAAATAGAAGAAATAGAGATTTATTTGACTATGATGTATATGCATTTtacattaattttcttttagaaTATCAAAATCTATTAATTGTATGCAAATCACCTTTATTCGTAAAAGTCATACATACATTACTATGAACAAAATTATCTCAAGATACTGTAGATACTGATGGTCCATATTTTCTAATAATATGCTAGTATGCTGTAATACTTATGATACTAGATTATAGACTGAGATGAGTGATAAGTCAAACACTGTTTACAAAAACTTCTAATTGGCAATGAGGACCACAATTTGAGGGTTTGGGTACTTAGAACAATTCTGGGTCATTGTGTTGGCTGTGGTGCGATGTATGTTTAATCCTCCTTCACTAGGCTAACCGCGTTCATCTAGTATGCTTAGCATGTACTTATAAATTGAACTGAATAACATGTCAGGGCCGAAATTTAACTCCAAAATCTGAAGTATTACAGTTTGCAGAATATACCTAAGGTCCTAAACTCAACCCTGGTccaattttaaatgaaatttctccTGGTGAAGTTACTGATCCTTTAAAACTCACATTATTTGGTCATAAAAGGCTATCTTACTTGATCAACTTACCCCTTTTTAATGCTTCTGGTTATTTCATTAGAGTTTCATATCATATGCACCCATTATCTTTGTgcacataaataaataatcaaatagGCATTGCTGCTCTGTGAGTTTGTTAACTACCTTGTTCCTAAGATTCTATGTATCTCAAAAGGAAATGAATTTGATCAACTTTCATTTTACAATGCATGCTTAGTGTTCACTCTGACATTTACTGCAAAGGATCCcttattctatcaaatttcTTAATAGGTCAACATGAGCTAGGAACCATGAAATAAGGAGTGGCAAAAATTGATCGAAAAGATTTAAATGTTTTACTTTTTGCCTAGATAGGTGAAAGTGAGAAAAATGTAGAATTCCTAACATTTTTCCTAGATGCTGATGCCTATAACAAAACTGATATATGTTTGGGTGTTGCTTGTTGCCATAATCTTCTGCTAATGGCTTGCATTGGCACTGATAAATACTCCAAAGCTGTGATTCCAGATTCTTAGAAGTAAAATTGGTTTCcattttattacttgttttTAGTTTGTTCTATCAATGTGCAGTTTGATTTCTTGGTGATATGATGGCGACTGGATTTTGAATAGTTGTTGTTGGAAATCTTGACAAATAGTCTAGTAGGTGACATTCAACAACATAAATAGAGGAACCTCCAgacaaaacaatcaaacatCTGCATTATACCAATTCTTGTTCCTGGTTGGCACTGTTTGAGGAGTTCACATGGTATTGGGTTATACTGATGGATTAATTTCGCAAACGTTTAAGGAGTTCACATAGAGTTCTCCAAGACTATTAGATTAATTTTTCAAACCACTTTTTTTAACAGaccattttttttggttttttgcatCTCTTTTAGCCCTTGTATTCTATTAGTGTCTCTGATAGCAAATTTCTCTTACAGCCAAAGTGATGTTTTGTTGCCATCTGGGTTTGGCATATGCTATGTAGATATAATACTGTGTCATTGGTCAAGAATTTTGCAACTGATAAAATTTAGAGCTAAAGTTGTTGATCCTACTGCAGTTAAGAACTCTCAAAAATTGTGGATACTGATCTTCAATGAATTCCCGTAGTTGCTCTGCTTGATTAGTTTCTCAGAGATGTGATATATCCTTcgattcattttgtttctttgttgcTGCACTGCAGGAATCTTTGCTTGCCATGAGTACGCTTAGAGAAAAAGTAGATctggaaaaggaaagaagagaaacGGATAATGCTGGTGGTGAGAAGGATATGGATATGGAAGTGTGCATTAGAACTAAAAACAATGCTTGGGTTATTGCTCGAATTACAAGGGGGGAGGAACTCTATATGGTTCTAGAAAAAGCAAATGAGACACTTCTTTATGCCTCTGATGCTGTTGAAAAGTTCAGCAACAGGTAGCACATTTTATAAAGATCACTTTGATTACCTTTTGTAATTCTTTCATCGAGCTTGTTAATTATTATCTCATT
The window above is part of the Tripterygium wilfordii isolate XIE 37 chromosome 3, ASM1340144v1, whole genome shotgun sequence genome. Proteins encoded here:
- the LOC119990192 gene encoding cyclin-SDS isoform X3, giving the protein METTKARSSRTKRKIEPVPYVKRKQRSKLPRRVRSRFSPVLRSSLNAIDSSKIKCFSVISVDSTSCSYFGGEVSCDSNSVSGQKLKEIRGNEKVEYAPFRRITRSYLKNKEIERRGAEVELSESSVVESNCEVNCAVFGEHSSKFEARNGNLKSTEVSERSNAVTQSEISCVLQVSGAFRDTLSEIKKDNDSSSHKTVERRPQSYGSEYDLACAELLSQEYSSKSTSSYVSVFSELQSDVFPENSDFDFSDYSPSIFLDSGSEFSVSDSAPSITYNLFIEYSKQFTRSITPLDTKKSTAPLDQSTYGKFEDEGDEESYKFLWGRERRQVFLHDYTDEYRSSTEYGDLILQQRAQMIHWIVEQSTAKEYQPETMFLGVSLLDRFLSKGFFRNKRSLQVVGIACLTLAARIEENQPHNSDGNPAMCSVRQKNFYIERTVYSRSEVVAMEWLVQEVLSFQCFLPTIYNFLWFYLKAARADAEVEKRAKYLAVLALPDHEQLNYWPSTIAAALTILASLESNHDASSERVIESLEWLVQYVC
- the LOC119990192 gene encoding cyclin-SDS isoform X1, which produces METTKARSSRTKRKIEPVPYVKRKQRSKLPRRVRSRFSPVLRSSLNAIDSSKIKCFSVISVDSTSCSYFGGEVSCDSNSVSGQKLKEIRGNEKVEYAPFRRITRSYLKNKEIERRGAEVELSESSVVESNCEVNCAVFGEHSSKFEARNGNLKSTEVSERSNAVTQSEISCVLQVSGAFRDTLSEIKKDNDSSSHKTVERRPQSYGSEYDLACAELLSQEYSSKSTSSYVSVFSELQSDVFPENSDFDFSDYSPSIFLDSGSEFSVSDSAPSITYNLFIEYSKQFTRSITPLDTKKSTAPLDQSTYGKFEDEGDEESYKFLWGRERRQVFLHDYTDEYRSSTEYGDLILQQRAQMIHWIVEQSTAKEYQPETMFLGVSLLDRFLSKGFFRNKRSLQVVGIACLTLAARIEENQPHNSDGNPAMCSVRQKNFYIERTVYSRSEVVAMEWLVQEVLSFQCFLPTIYNFLWFYLKAARADAEVEKRAKYLAVLALPDHEQLNYWPSTIAAALTILASLESNHDASSERVIEIHLRTKDNDLPDCMKSLEWLVQYVC
- the LOC119990192 gene encoding cyclin-SDS isoform X2 — encoded protein: METTKARSSRTKRKIEPVPYVKRKQRSKLPRRVRSRFSPVLRSSLNAIDSSKIKCFSVISVDSTSCSYFGGEVSCDSNSVSGQKLKEIRGNEKVEYAPFRRITRSYLKNKEIERRGAEVELSESSVVESNCEVNCAVFGEHSSKFEARNGNLKSTEVSERSNAVTQSEISCVLQVSGAFRDTLSEIKKDNDSSSHKTVERRPQSYGSEYDLACAELLSQEYSSKSTSSYVSVFSELQSDVFPENSDFDFSDYSPSIFLDSGSEFSVSDSAPSITYNLFIEYSKQFTRSITPLDTKKSTAPLDQSTYGKFEDEGDEESYKFLWGRERRQVFLHDYTDEYRSSTEYGDLILQQRAQMIHWIVEQSTAKEYQPETMFLGVSLLDRFLSKGFFRNKRSLQVVGIACLTLAARIEENQPHNSVRQKNFYIERTVYSRSEVVAMEWLVQEVLSFQCFLPTIYNFLWFYLKAARADAEVEKRAKYLAVLALPDHEQLNYWPSTIAAALTILASLESNHDASSERVIEIHLRTKDNDLPDCMKSLEWLVQYVC